A single region of the Amphiura filiformis chromosome 7, Afil_fr2py, whole genome shotgun sequence genome encodes:
- the LOC140156380 gene encoding uncharacterized protein — protein sequence MQCLKCQETKLSKEFPSSTLNEKCDHAPLHCLRCVTTYAKKHDNRCSYAENKDQPCQQIIDENRLQICDVQLNALFPKIYPTSSESKSPVKAAAASAAKTRVGELIVKRIDGETTEIPYKETLSIREVKLQVQKKMKIRIEKQRLIYNGTVLQEMKDEKTSATVVTYDLQPDATIHLMVLLSAIPPTLTTVVFDLYWGWPDAGKDYLDASALVFSGKTYEGVADYKTLGFAKKAIYHSGDRIDKEKRQGHHFIKVNLKEIPKSFTHVFFTLSSYTSPEISHFKNLNFRFYDEDHPDKMLCSDQTKKGKSNQAIVMCSLSKMDGHWYVHDNGVVSNGCARNYPPLKNTILNIIDEWSM from the exons ATGCAGTGCTTGAAATGCCAGGAGACAAAACTCTCTAAAGAATTTCCTTCCTCGACGTTGAATGAAAAATGTGATCATGCGCCACTTCATTGCCTTAGG TGTGTAACTACGTATGCGAAAAAACACGACAACCGATGTTCTTATGCTGAAAACAAAGACCAACCTTGTCAACAAATTATAGATGAGAATCGACTCCAAATATGTGACGTTCAACTCAATGCACTATTCCCGAAAATATATCCAACCTCAAGTGAAAGCAAGTCGCCAGTGAAAGCAGCAGCCGCGTCAGCAGCAAAAACAAGAGTAGGGGAACTCATAGTTAAAAGAATAGATGGCGAGACAACTGAAATACCCTACAAAGAAACGCTGTCAATTCGTGAAGTGAAGTTGCAAGTGCAAAAGAAGATGAAGATAAGGATTGAGAAGCAGCGGCTGATTTACAACGGTACAGTGTTGCAA gaaatgaagGACGAAAAAACCAGTGCCACGGTTGTGACGTACGATTTGCAACCCGACGCTACCATTCATCTTATGGTGCTTTTATCTGCCATCCCACCAACTCTTACCACCGTTGTGTTTGATCTCTATTGGGGTTGGCCAGATGCCGGCAAAGACTATCTTGACGCCAGTGCTTTGGTTTTCAGTGGAAAGACCTATGAAGGTGTAGCTGACTACAAAACGCTCGGATTCGCTAAGAAAGCCATTTACCATTCCGGTGATAGAATAGATAAGGAAAAACGGCAGGGACATCACTTTATTAAAGTGAATTTGAAAGAAATACCAAAATCATTTACGCATGTGTTTTTCACACTTAGCTCGTATACATCCCCAGAGATATCGCAttttaaaaacctgaattttcGTTTTTATGACGAAGACCACCCAGACAAGATGCTCTGTTCTGATCAAACAAAGAAGGGGAAAAGCAATCAGGCGATTGTTATGTGTAGCCTTTCAAAGATGGATGGCCATTGGTATGTTCATGATAATGGTGTCGTTTCAAATGGTTGTGCCAGAAATTACCCTCCACTCAAAAACACGATTCTGAACATTATTGATGAATGGTCGATGTAA
- the LOC140157888 gene encoding uncharacterized protein, translating to MAMEATEEPPDQRKITFLVWTGHYTVNKLSVKLYAKEKHKNFPSRNPFKTINCTLINADTGKIWEAETNIEQNEPFWYTYVVNDFPGEGSDCDHGGYGDQEKLYREPPPEISFCHDILRLQQSLHEDDLLQGFLYHLKLLLNRTNDQCNLRDILQEFEYLWGKEDRVFTEENAKHWSQLQQFLNSALEEHNTSMAKLLLLALIYGILLKWFSGNFAASRELVMLLLDQTLLINIRDAIITCSKNDVTPWSITYLLETGKEVLKRLKEYNWLYIVTYFPHLFTNVEQILLFKYQMGAKVDPVQFQQVMSITIPLIMSCFPESMHQVILEEIPNTPGFNPSAEELHQLHGEIDRYKATISTRGIQPDSLVGTAAGLQEVPAREEPKLNMNMQARTSAAVPGQPVMIETNEIQKGGSKSIQPEITFRLMAYLKGCAKINSAMIMYRYMTSTTRSVKYSRDYTEEMKLEKVQHMEGFIGATNAWYSAKLILPVPISMIDATIQYRYSISYQKEGRILMANYQSIDERQWRHVEPPKELFDVIQNYNDQQRTLTTCFGSFMHAYQRLYYINDSNLNSSLLKVSDMGVGDEIPEKFKNFFIRWMEETLGVKRPLSTSQTVYVAVLFGIVLRSGRTCIEHNSLSDHALQKLLRELQQCKCDDIPYSIRCGEVKAVCIWLTQSLGHSWFFLWSSFCHLFPVEDLMYFIPCKHYGPIFSTENVMHDMVHLISTLMTFVDDKPIYFQQCMIFAIRKINNLEVLVQVLEVVASDAFRPVVQDKTIVIELTNKIKEIMAPTFAVGLLPGRNATNNIFRMWKIVAKTEIPMVIAEVRQHVISYLSDEKWSPSDGQIYLLLLDNILFEKGHEFIRVMKNMLNIITTNLQPQEAFIDVISKQPFIHNLHVDEIKDLVERAVQSYTSVCRVHKPQKAIESAFRLQDNITRSFSDKEPILKKTKDRMYKLMKNVPLEQLCETLLAPDSTCPNWPESELQLLTDHISRRLHDSKKKHHRLYGQNCYTTL from the exons ATGGCAATGGAAGCAACCGAGGAGCCGCCTGACCAACGAAAG attACATTTCTCGTTTGGACAGGGCACTATACTGTCAACAAACTGTCAGTGAAATTATATGCGAAGGAGAAACACAAAAATTTCCCGTCACGAAATCCCTTCAAGACTATTAATTGCACGTTAATTAATGCTGACACAGGAAAAATATGGGAAGCAGAaacaaatattgaacaaaatgaaCCTTTTTGGTACACCTACGTTGTTAACGATTTTCCCGGAGAGGGATCCGACTGTGACCACGGTGGTTACGGTGACCAAGAGAAACTTTATCGCGAGCCCCCACCTGAAATATCATTCTGTCATGATATTTTAAGGTTGCAACAATCGTTACACGAAGATGACTTACTTCAAGGTTTTCTCTACCATCTCAAGCTGCTATTGAACAGGACAAACGATCAGTGTAATCTTCGCGATATCCTTCAGGAATTCGAATATTTGTGGGGAAAGGAAGATAGAGTTTTTACTGAAGAGAATGCAAAACATTGGTCACAGCTACAACAGTTCTTGAACAGTGCACTTGAAGAACACAATACTAGTATGGCCAAACTTCTTTTACTAGCCCTTATTTACGGCATCCTACTGAAGTGGTTTAGCGGAAATTTCGCAGCAAGTAGAGAACTAGTCATGTTATTACTCGACCAAACACTTCTAATCAACATTCGCGATGCCATAATTACTTGTAGCAAAAATGACGTCACACCGTGGTCGATTACATACCTTCTGGAAACAGGAAAGGAGGTGCTTAAACGTTTAAAAGAATATAATTGGTTGTACATCGTTACATATTTTCCGCACTTGTTCACGAATGTAGAACAAATTCTATTATTCAAATACCAGATGGGTGCAAAAGTAGATCCTGTGCAGTTCCAGCAAGTTATGTCAATCACTATCCCTTTAATTATGTCCTGTTTTCCTGAATCAATGCATCAAGTAATCTTAGAAGAAATACCCAATACGCCGGGCTTCAATCCAAGTGCAGAAGAATTGCATCAGCTTCATGGAGAAATAGACAGGTATAAAGCAACCATTTCAACGAGAGGGATTCAACCCGATAGTTTGGTTGGTACTGCAGCTGGTCTACAAGAAGTTCCAGCGAGGGAG GAGCCGAAGTTGAACATGAACATGCAAGCACGTACTTCGGCGGCGGTTCCGGGTCAGCCTGTGATGATAGAAACCAATGAGATACAAAAGGGTGGCTCTAAGAGTATACAG CCTGAGATAACATTTCGCCTTATGGCTTATTTGAAAGGCTGCGCCAAAATCAATTCAGCGATGATAATGTACCGTTATATGACAAGTACCACACGTAGTGTTAAATATTCCCGAGACTATACAGAAGAAATGAAATTAGAAAAAGTACAACATATGGAGGGTTTTATTGGTGCAACAAATGCATGGTATTCTGCTAAATTGATTTTACCCGTGCCTATCAGTATGATCGATGCGACTATTCAATATCGGTATTCAATTTCTTACCAAAAAGAAGGCAGAATACTGATGGCAAATTATCAAAGTATAGATGAAAGGCAGTGGAGACATGTTGAACCTCCTAAAGAGCTCTTCGATGTCATACAAAATTATAACGATCAACAACGTACATTAACAACTTGCTTTGGTAGTTTTATGCATGCTTATCAACGTTTATATTACATAAACGACAGCAATTTGAATTCGTCTCTGCTTAAAGTCAGTGATATGGGTGTTGGCGATGAGATACCGGAAAAATTTAAGAATTTCTTTATCAGATGGATGGAAGAGACGTTAGGTGTGAAGAGGCCACTATCTACCAGTCAAACGGTCTATGTAGCAGTACTCTTTGGTATTGTTTTGAGGTCTGGACGAACTTGCATTGAACATAATAGTCTGTCAGATCATGCTTTGCAAAAATTGCTGCGAGAGCTGCAGCAATGTAAATGCGATGACATACCATATTCAATACGATGTGGGGAGGTAAAAGCTGTTTGCATCTGGCTGACACAATCCTTGGGTCACAGCTGGTTTTTTCTGTGGTCGAGCTTTTGTCATCTGTTTCCTGTTGAAGATCTGATGTATTTCATACCCTGTAAACATTACGGACCGATATTTTCCACTGAAAACGTAATGCACGATATGGTTCATCTTATTTCAACACTGATGACGTTTGTCGATGACAAGCCTATCTATTTCCAGCAGTGCATGATTTTCGCAATAAGAAAAATCAACAACTTGGAAGTCCTCGTTCAAGTACTTGAAGTTGTTGCAAGTGACGCATTTAGACCAGTCGTCCAAGATAAAACCATCGTCATTGAGTTAACAAACAAAATCAAGGAAATCATGGCACCCACTTTTGCAGTAGGCTTATTGCCTGGAAGAAATGCCACCAATAACATATTCAGAATGTGGAAGATCGTCGCTAAAACCGAAATACCAATGGTAATAGCTGAAGTACGTCAGCACGTCATTTCTTACTTATCAGATGAGAAATGGTCACCCTCCGATGGTCAAATTTACTTGCTTCTGTTGGACAACATATTGTTTGAAAAGGGGCATGAATTTATTCGTGTGATGAAAAATATGTTGAATATCATTACTACTAACTTGCAACCACAGGAAGCGTTTATAGACGTGATTTCAAAACAGCCATTCATACATAATTTGCATGTTGATGAAATAAAAGATCTAGTGGAGAGAGCTGTCCAGTCTTACACATCAGTTTGTCGCGTGCATAAGCCACAGAAGGCCATAGAATCAGCATTTCGATTACAAGATAACATTACACGAAGTTTTAGCGACAAAGAACCAATCTTGAAAAAGACAAAGGACCGTATgtacaagttaatgaagaatgtccCTCTTGAGCAATTGTGTGAAACACTATTAGCACCCGATTCAACATGCCCAAATTGGCCGGAGTCAGAACTGCAGTTATTAACAGATCACATATCCAGAAGATTACACGACAGCAAAAAAAAACATCACAGACTATATGGACAAAATTGCTACACAACTCTGTGA
- the LOC140156381 gene encoding uncharacterized protein, which produces MSYKSPISNFLTDTSETMCPLYRIIHILQRIQNDFLQEALCLASNNCSSSLNFMLKGVGVAGMPHVSLDEATSEIISFEWSNDVLDNSDISTECGEGSIIRYNFIIIERELASMLLMNKAILTDGTVFAPFLFTGDIANIVSSILISIPEQVAQENLSDEIKATIGNKDRTFICDLIEHLEVILVLLKKTGGDPEDSLESYTQRWNSQLPRSFPSDILPEPRNSIKLAHVVNLFKTLEDHYADRFVESLPVALREPIPETDMETLAKRLQDIEVDEMENVLAFLRRFVFRCLRNSNTIDKDTIGSNLVEVIRRAGMDDENSASFNALLSDTPGICTRHVFKTQEFIDQQLQRKRHGEEGLASTLPSVPSTFDVQGDQPAPSVPKKTTSKKTPGKRRGGIKGARKI; this is translated from the exons ATGTCTTACAAGTCCCCGATATCAAATTTTCTCACGGACACCAGTGAGACAATGTGCCCTTTATATCGCATCATACACATACTACAGCGTATACAAAATGACTTTTTACAAGAAGCACTTTGCTTAGCTAGCAACAACTGCTCGTCCAGTCTAAACTTCATGTTGAAGGGGGTTGGTGTCGCAGGAATGCCACACGTGTCACTTGACGAAGCAACATCAGAAATTATCAGCTTTGAATGGTCGAATGACGTACTAGACAATAGTGATATAAGCACTGAATGTGGCGAAGGATCTATAATTAGGTACAACTTCATTATTATCGAGAGAGAACTTGCAAGCATGTTGCTTATGAATAAGGCAATCTTGACAGACGGTACTGTATTTGCGCCATTTCTATTTACCGGAGACATCGCAAACATAGTCTCATCCATACTGATATCCATACCCGAACAAGTTGCCCAGGAAAATCTTAGTGATGAAATTAAGGCTACGATTGGCAACAAAGATAGAACATTCATCTGTGATCTGATTGAGCATCTTGAAGTAATCCTCGTTTTACTCAAGAAAACTGGCGGTGATCCTGAAGACTCTCTCGAAAGCTACACACAACGATGGAACTCACAACTACCGAGGTCGTTTCCTAGTGACATCTTGCCTGAACCCCGAAATAGTATCAAACTCGCTCATGTAGTCAACCTATTTAAGACACTAGAAGACCATTATGCAGACAGGTTTGTGGAGTCACTACCTGTTGCATTAAGAGAACCAATACCTGAAACAGATATGGAAACGCTCGCAAAACGCTTGCAAGACATCGAAGTTGATGAAATGGAAAATGTACTGGCATTTCTACGACGATTTGTTTTCCGGTGTCTACGGAACAGCAACACTATCGACAAGGACACTATAGGGAGTAATCTGGTTGAAGTGATTAGAAGAGCTGGAATGGATGACGAAAACTCGGCAAGTTTCAACGCTTTACTGTCCGACACACCAGGGATCTGCACAAGACATGTATTCAAGACTCAAGAATTCATCGACCAGCAACTACAG CGGAAGAGACACGGGGAGGAAGGACTGGCGTCCACATTGCCCTCCGTACCGTCGACTTTTGATGTACAAGGAGACCAACCAGCACCAAGCGTGCCGAAAAAGACCACTTCGAAGAAAACCCCTGGCAAGAGACGTGGAGGAATCAAAGGAGCTagaaaaatataa